Proteins encoded by one window of Polycladomyces subterraneus:
- a CDS encoding MDR family MFS transporter, with translation MEHLDTKRKMTIMVAIMASMLFAALNQTIVGNALPRIVSKLGGMSYFNWVFTIYMLTSSITAILVGKLSDIYGRKPFLLIGIGLFVTGSLLCGTATNIFELILYRGFQGLGGGMIMSTAFTSVGDLFPPRERGRWQGALSAAFGVASVLGPTLGGYIVDHWEWHWVFWIFLPFGLVAFMLIWWLFPSVSRKEKEPIDMAGAALLVLTITPILLAFSWAGSKYAWSSPIIIGLFSGSMLALVLFIWVEQRAKNPVLPLHLFGNRVFTLSNLVNFTLGIGMFGAIIYTPFFIQGVIGTSATQSSFVTIPLTLSMVVASIIGGQIVSRTGRYKGLALFGILLMASGMYLMSLLDTDATNGSVVLYMIVIGTGLGIAFPIFTLTVQNAVEHRHLGVATSSTQLFRQMGGTVGVAVMGTILSSHMKDEMSRLATQHPAQPALSHALAQKLSALHNPQILLNPDRLAQIRHSLPEAMSGMFDHVIRMLRTTLAHALDSVFLTGAIVLFTALVFTLWLKEIPLRTSNRSEDTPQREGSVGHVAEEQATP, from the coding sequence ATGGAGCACCTGGATACGAAGCGGAAAATGACAATCATGGTGGCGATCATGGCATCCATGTTGTTTGCCGCACTCAACCAGACGATCGTCGGCAACGCGTTGCCCCGCATCGTTTCCAAACTGGGGGGCATGTCCTATTTCAACTGGGTGTTCACCATCTACATGCTGACGTCCAGCATCACAGCCATCCTGGTCGGGAAACTCTCCGACATCTACGGCCGGAAGCCGTTTCTGTTAATCGGGATCGGTCTCTTCGTGACGGGTTCCCTTTTGTGCGGCACCGCCACCAACATCTTTGAACTCATTCTGTATCGCGGGTTTCAGGGATTGGGCGGTGGAATGATCATGTCCACGGCATTCACCTCCGTCGGTGATCTGTTTCCGCCCCGCGAACGGGGACGATGGCAGGGCGCCCTGAGTGCCGCGTTTGGAGTGGCCAGCGTGCTGGGACCCACATTGGGCGGGTATATTGTGGATCATTGGGAATGGCACTGGGTCTTTTGGATCTTTCTTCCCTTCGGACTGGTGGCGTTTATGTTGATCTGGTGGCTGTTCCCCTCGGTCAGCCGCAAAGAGAAGGAACCGATCGACATGGCGGGGGCGGCTTTGCTTGTGTTGACCATCACGCCGATATTGCTGGCCTTCTCTTGGGCAGGGAGTAAATACGCCTGGTCCTCCCCCATCATCATCGGCCTGTTCAGCGGTTCGATGCTGGCACTGGTTCTGTTCATTTGGGTAGAGCAAAGAGCGAAAAATCCGGTCTTACCCTTGCATCTGTTCGGCAACCGCGTATTTACCTTATCTAACCTGGTGAATTTCACATTAGGGATCGGTATGTTCGGGGCCATCATCTACACCCCGTTCTTCATCCAGGGTGTGATCGGCACTTCTGCCACCCAATCCAGTTTCGTGACCATCCCGCTTACCTTGAGCATGGTCGTCGCGAGTATCATCGGCGGTCAAATCGTCTCACGGACGGGGAGATACAAAGGTCTCGCCCTGTTCGGCATTTTGCTCATGGCAAGCGGCATGTATCTGATGTCGTTGTTGGACACCGATGCCACAAACGGATCCGTCGTTCTATATATGATCGTGATCGGGACGGGATTGGGAATCGCTTTCCCCATTTTCACGCTGACGGTGCAAAATGCAGTAGAACACCGCCATCTCGGTGTGGCCACTTCTTCCACCCAACTGTTCCGGCAAATGGGAGGAACCGTTGGAGTAGCCGTGATGGGAACGATCCTGTCCAGCCATATGAAAGACGAAATGTCACGTTTAGCGACACAACATCCAGCACAACCAGCCCTGTCCCACGCGTTGGCGCAGAAACTGAGTGCCCTGCACAACCCGCAGATCCTGTTGAACCCGGACCGATTGGCGCAGATTCGGCACAGTCTTCCGGAAGCCATGTCGGGAATGTTTGACCATGTTATTCGGATGTTGAGGACGACACTGGCACACGCACTGGACAGCGTATTTTTAACGGGAGCAATCGTGCTGTTCACGGCACTGGTCTTCACCTTGTGGCTGAAAGAGATTCCGCTGCGCACCTCCAACCGATCTGAGGACACCCCGCAACGGGAAGGATCAGTCGGTCATGTTGCTGAGGAACAAGCAACCCCGTAA
- a CDS encoding thermonuclease family protein, with product MNHYGWKRPIVGLVLVLVVFGMMPILSPVHRADAASYTSVVSDVVDGDTIHLQTPVLGSTTVRLVSIDTPETNYNGQNQGHHAYEASDYLKQLLPPGTPVTIETDVEEKDNYGRVLGHVWKGNLDVNKEILRQGHAVTYYIYPNMKYYEEYRAAMLEAKQAGRGIWNPADPLTELPFEFRLRIGGRQPDKYVGDYYTKTYVDPADYQQIPVENRVFFWTEADAQSAGYTRNNGGATGSVLINEVLPAPNTAFSKEFVELYNPSDSPVNIGGYIIDDIVGGGSSPYTIPSGTTIPAHGYWVWETNNYFNNTGDDVTLKDSSGKVIDQYTYSSTAYDASWYRYPDGGNWSATQDTTPTKGAANQ from the coding sequence GTGAATCATTATGGTTGGAAGCGGCCGATTGTCGGACTGGTCCTGGTATTGGTGGTCTTCGGGATGATGCCGATCCTGTCCCCCGTCCATCGGGCAGATGCCGCCTCTTACACATCCGTTGTATCGGACGTAGTGGATGGTGACACCATTCATTTGCAAACACCGGTATTGGGCTCCACCACTGTTCGGCTGGTGTCCATCGATACCCCTGAAACCAATTACAATGGGCAAAACCAGGGACACCACGCCTATGAAGCATCGGACTATCTCAAACAGCTCCTGCCTCCCGGCACACCGGTGACCATCGAGACTGACGTGGAGGAAAAGGACAACTACGGCCGCGTTCTGGGTCATGTATGGAAAGGCAATCTCGACGTCAACAAGGAGATCTTACGCCAAGGCCATGCTGTGACGTATTACATCTATCCCAACATGAAGTATTACGAGGAATATCGCGCCGCGATGCTCGAAGCGAAACAAGCAGGACGGGGGATTTGGAATCCAGCCGACCCGCTGACGGAACTGCCGTTTGAATTTCGCCTGCGCATCGGTGGACGCCAACCGGACAAATATGTAGGTGATTATTACACCAAAACCTACGTGGATCCAGCCGACTATCAACAGATTCCGGTCGAAAACCGCGTCTTTTTCTGGACGGAAGCCGATGCGCAATCAGCCGGATACACGCGCAACAACGGGGGAGCCACCGGCTCGGTCTTGATCAATGAGGTCCTGCCGGCACCCAACACGGCATTTTCCAAGGAATTCGTGGAATTGTACAATCCGTCCGACAGCCCGGTCAATATCGGCGGCTACATCATCGACGACATCGTCGGCGGTGGTTCGTCTCCCTACACGATCCCGTCCGGCACCACCATCCCCGCCCATGGATACTGGGTATGGGAAACCAACAACTATTTCAACAATACCGGTGATGATGTCACTTTGAAAGATTCCTCCGGAAAGGTCATCGACCAATATACCTATTCCTCCACAGCCTATGATGCGTCGTGGTACCGCTATCCTGACGGTGGAAATTGGTCCGCTACCCAAGATACCACCCCGACGAAGGGTGCGGCCAACC
- a CDS encoding MarR family winged helix-turn-helix transcriptional regulator has product MSTRQELLHELEISLRTLIRKLRKELQAVLGETISNGDFFILKQLQERGPQTVSELAQELEVSASHITNVTDRLVNKGWVERQRSRRDKRVVELRITNEGETIIRELGEKKRAYFQRRFDCLTTEEIETLTRLFQKLI; this is encoded by the coding sequence GTGAGCACCCGGCAGGAACTGCTTCATGAATTGGAGATTTCCCTTCGAACCTTGATTCGCAAATTGCGAAAGGAATTGCAAGCCGTTTTGGGTGAAACCATTTCCAACGGTGATTTCTTCATCCTCAAACAGCTGCAGGAGAGGGGACCGCAAACCGTGTCGGAGCTCGCCCAGGAACTCGAGGTTTCCGCCAGCCACATTACCAATGTGACTGATCGATTGGTGAACAAAGGATGGGTGGAGCGCCAACGTTCCCGCCGCGACAAACGAGTGGTAGAACTGCGGATCACAAACGAAGGGGAAACGATCATCCGGGAGTTGGGAGAGAAAAAACGGGCTTATTTCCAGCGTCGGTTCGATTGTTTGACGACGGAAGAGATTGAAACGCTGACGCGTCTGTTTCAGAAATTGATCTGA